The following proteins come from a genomic window of Plectropomus leopardus isolate mb chromosome 11, YSFRI_Pleo_2.0, whole genome shotgun sequence:
- the olfml1 gene encoding olfactomedin-like protein 3, with amino-acid sequence MEVRVMLGRVVPVLLLSFYLTLGSVQSQGSSQDAFIIQYLERRLSQIEERLSQCEQKTVSVTQKTYDLSSEVRGYLSTLNVLRSEVRSQVDSVCVRVDRVERELEYLENKIPTQTDIEMEEALLEQQIKAAELDQLKKRATIKVENDCSTALNQIKSLKIVKRTGDPYGSWFRDPTEGSEKVYLLSGIRNDTLLEYVSLHSFTERTTKPPARVVQLPFSWQGTGHVVYSGFLYYHKADTPNQILKVDLLNGTVVDSTLLPGAGRLPVYSLNPNTYLDLAVDELGLWVIHADPEYGENLVITKLDKVSLAVEYTWDTQCRSRDAEGAFLICGTLYVVYNTRYGGRSTIQCLYDIHDTIHSGESPVMFFPKRYTSHSSIHYHPGEKQLYTWDDGYQTIYKVETRRNDQIPAE; translated from the exons ATGGAAGTTCGAGTGATGTTGGGCAGAGTGGTTCCTGTCCTGCTCCTGTCTTTCTATCTGACTTTGGGTTCAGTCCAGAGCCAGGGTTCCTCTCAGGATGCCTTTATCATCCAGTACCTGGAGAGGAGACTGTCTCAGATAGAG GAGCGTCTGAGTCAATGTGAGCAAAAGACAGTGAGCGTTACCCAGAAGACCTATGACCTCTCCTCTGAAGTCAGAGGTTACCTGTCCACTCTCAATGTTCTGAG GTCAGAAGTGAGGAGCCAGGTGGACAGCGTATGCGTGCGTGTAGACAGGGTGGAGAGAGAGCTGGAATATCTTGAAAACAAGATTCCCACTCAGACTGACATTGAGATGGAAGAGGCGCTGCTGGAACAACAGATAAAGGCTGCAGAGCTGGACCAGCTGAAAAAGAGAGCCACGATCAAAGTGGAGAATG ACTGCAGCACAGCTTTGAATCAAATCAAGTCTCTCAAGATCGTGAAGAGGACAGGAGACCCTTATGGTTCCTGGTTCAGGGACCCAACTGAAGGATCAGAAAAG GTCTACCTGCTCAGTGGAATTCGAAACGACACTCTGCTGGAGTACGTTTCTCTGCACAGTTTCACTGAGAGGACCACCAAACCACCAGCCAGGGTCGTGCAGCTGCCCTTCTCCTGGCAGGGAACAGGTCATGTGGTCTACAGCGGATTCCTCTACTACCACAAGGCAGACACTCCCAACCAGATATTGAAG GTAGACCTGTTGAATGGTACAGTGGTTGATAGCACACTGCTCCCAGGAGCAGGCCGACTACCAGTCTACAGTCTGAACCCTAACACCTACCTGGACCTGGCTGTGGATGAGCTAGGCCTCTGGGTCATCCACGCTGACCCCGAGTATGGAGAAAACCTGGTCATCACCAAACTGGACAAAG TAAGTTTGGCAGTGGAGTATACCTGGGATACACAGTGTAGAAGCCGTGATGCAGAGGGAGCCTTCCTAATATGTGGGACCCTCTATGTGGTCTACAACACACGTTATGGAGGTCGCTCCACCATACAGTGTCTCTACGACATCCATGACACCATCCACAG TGGTGAGAGTCCTGTAATGTTCTTCCCAAAGCGTTACACCAGCCACAGCAGCATTCACTACCACCCTGGAGAAAAACAGCTGTACACCTGGGACGACGGCTACCAGACGATATACAAAGTGGAGACACGCAGAAATGACCAAATCCCTGCAGAATGA